One window of the Procambarus clarkii isolate CNS0578487 chromosome 89, FALCON_Pclarkii_2.0, whole genome shotgun sequence genome contains the following:
- the LOC123773450 gene encoding crooked neck-like protein 1, producing MANKPQKMPKVAKVKDKSPAELQITAEQLLREAKERELEIVPPPPRQKISDPEELQEYRLKKRRAFEDNIRKNRGSISNWIKYAKWEEEQQEIRRARSVYERALDVEHRNITLWLKYAEMEMRSRQVNHSRNVWDRAVTILPRANQFWYKFTYMEEMLKNIAGCRQVFERWMEWEPDEQAWLTYIKFELRYKELDRARAIYERFVYVHPEPKYWIKYAHFEENHSYIQSARRVYERAIEFYGDDHLEESLFIAFAKFEEGQKEHDRARVIYRYALDHMPKEKCLTLYNEYTRHEKKYGDKSSIDDVITSKRKFQYEEAVTANPHDYDTWFDYARMLEADGNVDLIRETYERAIACVPPLKEKRHWRRYIYLWIYYAVFEELTTKDMERARQVYQMCLRLIPHKVFTFAEIWLLYAKFEIRQKDLSAARKALGQAIGMCPKHKIFRGYIDLEIKLREFDRCRKLYEKWAEFDPENCKMWIQFATLEAMLNDDERARGIYELSIAQPRLDMPEYMWKSYIDFEVEQEEWDHVRNLYERLLERTHHVKVWISYAKCEHSMPTEDNVVHARAVFQRANRALRSCQEKEQRLMLLEAWKDFEDEFGDKESEEKVKNLMPRKVTRRRQVTTDDGSQTRWEEYIDYIFPDDEAAKPSLLLLAKAKEWVKKQQEQKQDSEEVSSKADKPGYEETPEFNPDLDRDDSEVDVGSSSSESSSESDQEETANRNGRKRKLEEKSSCDKKIKNKLEKSKTDSSNTSDEENEGSKKREKKRSTSTSSLSDGERPAKTKRDSKRKSSTSSSSSSDGERPTKTKRDSKRKSSTSSSSSSDGDRPTKTKRDSKRKSSSSSSSSDGERPTKTKRDSKRKSSSSSSSSDEDEKKLAKKRSKRGRSSSDSN from the exons ATGGCAAACAAGCCACAGAAAATGCCCAAAGTGGCCAAG GTAAAGGACAAATCTCCTGCTGAGCTGCAGATAACAGCAGAACAACTATTGAGAGAAGCTAAGGAGCGAGAACTTGAAATTGTGCCCCCTCCTCCACGGCAGAAGATATCAGATCCAGAAGAACTTCAAGAATATCGCTTGAAGAAAAGACGAGCCTTTGAAGATAACATTCGTAAAAATCGGGGAAGCATTTCCAATTGGATTAAATATGCAAAGTGGGAGGAAGAGCAGCAAGAAATTCGAAGAGCCAG GTCTGTGTATGAGAGAGCTTTGGATGTTGAACACAGAAATATTACATTATGGCTGAAGTATGCTGAGATGGAGATGCGTAGCCGGCAG GTGAATCATTCTCGCAATGTGTGGGACAGAGCGGTCACCATCCTACCGAGAGCCAACCAATTTTGGTACAAGTTTACTTACATGGAGGAAATGCTGAAGAACATTGCTGGCTGCAGACAG gtaTTTGAGCGATGGATGGAGTGGGAGCCAGATGAGCAGGCCTGGCTCACTTACATTAAATTTGAGCTACGTTATAAAGAACTAGATCGTGCAAGAGCAATCTACGAACGCTTTGTTTATGTTCATCCCGAACCAAAATATTGGATTAAATATGCTCATTTTGAAGAGAATCATAGCTACATTCAGAGTGCTCGGCGAGTGTATGAACGTGCCATTGAATTCTATGGCGATGATCACCTAGAGGAGAGTTTATTTATTGCCTTTGCTAAATTTGAGGAAGGTCAGAAGGAACATGATCGAGCCCGAGTTATTTATAGGTACGCACTGGATCATATGCCAAAAGAGAAGTGTTTGACTCTCTACAATGAGTATACACGACATGAAAAGAAATATGGAGATAAATCATCGATTGATGATGTCATTACCAGCAAGAGGAAATTTCAGTATGAAGAAGCAGTGACAGCCAATCCTCATGATTATGACACATGGTTTGACTATGCACGGATGTTGGAGGCAGACGGCAATGTGGATCTCATTAGAGAGACATATGAGAGAGCAATAGCTTGTGTTCCGCCCTTAAAG GAGAAGAGACACTGGCGCCGCTACATCTACCTTTGGATTTATTATGCAGTGTTTGAAGAGCTCACTACCAAGGATATGGAGAGGGCACGGCAGGTGTACCAAATGTGCCTTCGTCTAATTCCACACAAGGTGTTTACCTTTGCTGAGATTTGGCTACTCTATGCTAAATTTGAGATTCGCCAGAAGGACCTATCAGCAGCAAGAAAAGCATTG GGTCAAGCTATAGGAATGTGTCCAAAGCACAAGATTTTTCGTGGATATATTGATCTTGAAATCAAATTACGAGAATTTGACCGTTGCCGTAAACTTTATGAAAAGTGGGCTGAATTTGATCCAGAAAATTGCAAAATGTGGATTCAGTTTGCAACTTTGGAGGCAATGTTGAATGATGATGAACGAGCAAGGGGCATTTATGAACTATCAATTGCACAACCACGCCTTGATATGCCGGAATACATGTGGAAGTCATACATAGATTTTGAG gTAGAACAGGAAGAATGGGACCATGTAAGAAATCTTTATGAACGACTTTTGGAGCGTACACATCATGTGAAGGTTTGGATTAGTTATGCCAAGTGTGAACACTCGATGCCTACTGAGGATAATGTTGTTCATGCCCGGGCAGTGTTCCAAAGAGCAAATCGTGCTCTTCGCTCGTGTCAAGAAAAGGAACAGCGGCTGATGCTCCTTGAAGCTTGGAAAGACTTTGAAGATGAATTTGGAGATAAAGAAAGTGAAGAGAAAGTTAAGAACCTGATGCCCAGGAAGGTCACCCGTCGTCGACAGGTCACCACAGATGATGGGTCACAGACCCGCTGGGAAGAATATATTGATTACATATTCCCAGATGATGAAGCAGCCAAACCATCACTGCTCTTGTTGGCAAAGGCTAAAGAATGGGTCAAGAAGCAACAGGAGCAAAAGCAAGATTCTGAAGAAGTCAGTTCTAAGGCAGACAAGCCAGGGTATGAAGAAACACCGGAGTTTAATCCTGATTTGGATCGTGATGACAGTGAAGTAGACGTGGGTTCATCTAGTAGTGAGTCATCAAGTGAAAGTGATCAAGAAGAGACAGCAAACAGAAACGGAAGAAAGAGAAAACTTGAAGAGAAAAGTAGTTgtgataaaaaaataaaaaataaacttgaGAAAAGCAAAACAGATAGTTCTAACACTAGTGATGAAGAAAATGAGGGatcaaaaaagagagagaagaaaagaagTACCAGTACTTCCAGCTTAAGTGATGGAGAGCGGCCAGCAAAAACAAAAAGGGATAGTAAAAGAAAATCTTCAACAAGTTCAAGCAGCTCTTCTGACGGAGAGCGACCAACAAAAACAAAACGGGATAGTAAAAGAAAATCCTCGACAAGTTCTTCCAGCTCTTCCGATGGAGACCGACCAACAAAAACAAAAAGGGATAGTAAAAGAAAATCATCAAGTTCATCCAGCTCTTCCGATGGAGAACGACCAACAAAAACAAAAAGGGATAGTAAAAGAAAATCCTCAAGTTCTTCCAGCTCTTCTGATGAAGATGAGAAAAAGTTGGCAAAGAAAAGATCAAAGAGGGGCAGGTCTTCCAGTGATAGTAATTAG